Proteins encoded together in one Anaerococcus murdochii window:
- a CDS encoding helix-turn-helix domain-containing protein encodes MAKYSTEFKMKVVKEYLESKNSYTNLSEKYCISDKSVIRRWVNAYKSQGYEGLKVKRENTQYTLEFKLNVVNLYLTGEMSYQSLANELKINNPSMIVRWVIDFRQKGIEGLKSKKRGRPSKMSKTQKKSKDSKTESSAQLTNEEDNSLNEAQLKEKIKKLEEKNYWLQLENDAIKKKIELSQMTDTEIRQLLKQLKS; translated from the coding sequence ATGGCAAAATATAGTACAGAATTCAAAATGAAAGTAGTAAAAGAATATTTGGAGTCTAAAAACTCATATACAAATTTATCAGAAAAATATTGTATATCGGATAAAAGTGTAATAAGAAGATGGGTAAATGCATACAAATCACAAGGCTATGAAGGACTAAAAGTAAAAAGAGAAAATACACAATATACTTTGGAATTTAAGTTAAATGTAGTAAACTTGTACTTAACAGGAGAAATGTCCTATCAAAGCCTAGCAAATGAATTAAAGATAAACAATCCATCAATGATAGTAAGATGGGTAATAGACTTTAGACAAAAAGGCATAGAAGGACTGAAATCTAAAAAGAGAGGAAGACCTTCAAAAATGTCAAAGACCCAAAAGAAATCAAAAGACTCTAAAACAGAATCATCAGCACAATTAACCAACGAAGAAGATAATTCCTTAAATGAAGCACAACTAAAAGAAAAAATAAAGAAATTAGAAGAAAAAAACTATTGGCTCCAACTAGAAAATGATGCAATAAAAAAAAAGATAGAATTATCTCAAATGACAGATACAGAAATAAGACAATTGCTGAAACAATTGAAGTCTTAA